The uncultured Carboxylicivirga sp. genomic interval ATATTCAACAAACACATCAAAAGCTGTTTCCAAGGTTGCTCCGTGTTCATCAGTGGCTTCAATACTTACTTCTGAATATCCAAGGGCTTGAGGAATGAATACAACTGTTTCTCCTGTTTGAAAAACATCCATTACCTCAGGATTAGAGTAATTTACATCAAATTCAATATCATCTCCATCCGGATCTATAATATAATCTGTAAGCTGTATTACGTAACCATCTTCGTTTTGCAGATCAAACTTTTGAGTTCCGATTATTATCTCTTCTACTGGTGCACGGTTTACATTATTAACAGTAATATTAATAGTACATTCCGTTTGATTACCCCAGGAGTCGATACCTGAAATAACAACATCATAATTACCAGCTCCATCATAGTCGGGTTCAAAAACAATGGATACCTGGTCGCCATCAATCTCACATGTTAAGTACTTAACTTCTTCTTTTAACGATAAAGTAAAATTATCTCCTTCTTCATCGTATGCTCTGAAGGTATATTCTAATACTTCCATCTCATCAATAGTAAAGTTAACTTCACTACCATCTTCGTATTGAGGACCTTTATTACGTGTTAAGCTAATAGGCAACTCTGCTCTTTCAGTATATGGATCGTTGGTTCTGAAAACAACAGCTCCGGTATTAACTCCTTGTCCTGCGTAAACAGAATTAAAGTTAACCGTAAAACTTTGTTCAGCTCCGGGCGATAGTTCACCCACTTTTTCGTCATCGGAACTTGCCCATACAGCGTCACCCAATTCCATCTCTGCTGCTTTCATCATCCATGCCATGGTACCATACCCTTGCGATACGGCATCATAAAAAGTTTGACCATCACCAAAGTAAAAACGATCAAGACGAGATGTTTGTACTTGGGCTGTACCCAGCGGAAATGTTACATCTTCGCTAAACTTAAACATCACATAAAACTTCTCGTATGGAAAGAAGAATGTTGACTGATCGAGTTCAATAGTAACATACTCTCCTTTTGAAGAAGCTGTCTCGGCCGTATGCTTGTAATCAGTTACTGCCAGAACTTCGGTTTTATAAAAATCGTCGCTACCACCTCTAATGATTACTTGAATATCAGACTCAAGAATTTCGCCCCAGGCATACCACACCATTACATGTGATAAATTAAATCCTGTACTAGGAGCTTCAAAAGCTGTGGCGGCATAAAACTCGTAACTTCCACCAAAACCAACAGCACTGGTTGATGTTTCATCGTTTTCGTGCTCAAGTATATTATTAAAATCGTCCCAATCAATATCAGAGTCATCAAATGCAGCTGACGAATAATCGATAGAATTATTAACCTGTAAAGCGGCTCCCGCATTGTAAGCACTATAACCTTGCGAATAAGTTTGTGCTAAAAAGTTATTTTCAACTTGTTGACGATACAATACAAACTCCATATGATATTCTAAGTCAACCGGCCCATCGTTTGAAATGGTAAACTGTTTACTATCTGTTTCATTGGCCGTATTAGCATACACATGCAGTCCTTCTGAATGAATATTGATACGAGGAGGCATAGTAAAATGAGCATCAACAGGCAATCTTATTTCACCTTCTTCAGTATCACAAATGATCAACAATGTATCGGCAATAATACCTTGTTCTAAAGGAGTAACTCTTAACATAAAGACTTCCTTTTCATTAGGATAAAGAGTATGGTTGATACGCGAACGTGAGATATCTATCCAACCGTCTTCTGAATTACCATTACCAAATTTATCATCATCCCCCATTATTGAATAGGTTGCAAAACCATTTTGCATTGCCAGATTACGTATAAACAGAGCTCTACTACCCTCATTACTAATGGTAAATTCATATTCATATCGTTTATAAGGAGATTGATAATCCTCGCCATCGTAATCAACTATATATACATCACCTAAATCTAATGTATCTTCAATCACAATATTGTCTATACCAAGTACTCTAAAATCAACCGGTATAGAAAAGGATGGATTATCGGGTGTATTGTTTTCAAATACAATTTGATCCTGGTATTCTCCGCCATATATTGAACGCGCATTCAGATAGACATCAAAATCCATTGAACCATTTGATTTAACTGTATATGTCTCTTTAGGAATGAATGTTACTATTGTTTTATCTTTGATTACACCATTGGTACGAGCCGAAACCTGAATTCCTTTTTTACCGTCATGATTTTCAATACCTATTAAAGTACTTTCCAATAATAAATGTACAGTTGAAGGATCATCAATTTCATACATAAACTTGATTAATCCATTACGAAACATCCAAATTTCAGTAGATATAGGTTTTCCCCCTCCAAAGGAGGCAATATCCTGAAACCTTACAACAAATTTATCTTCATACCCTTTGCAATATACACCTGTTAGAGGGTAATCCTCAGGGTTTGACAAGCCATTAAATCCAAAGACGGGTGCCAAAAAGCCTTGTAATCCATTTTCGTTAGGAATATAGTAATCCGGCCCGTTTATCATGGCATCCTGCCCCCCTATGGTTGTAATAACACCATTTTGACCTATAAATAAGGTATCGGCATCTACACCATAATAATTTACTGGATATGGCAACGGTACACCTACCCAATAAGCTTCTTCATCAAATGGATCTTCAGGCATTTCTAGTTTTTCGCCTGAAATAATAACATCGCTGGGATTATATAAATGGTCTGCATCATATTCAACGGTATAGGCATAATCGAAACCTTCAGGATAACTATCTTGCCCTGCAGGTAACACATTCATCCATTCATTACCCGATGGAGATACTTCCATATCGCTTAATCCGCTGTTTGAGATGGAGACCTGTACCGTTTTTGTTTCACCAAAAGATAAAGTTTCTTCGATTCTATCTTTACCTGAACCTATTTCAGGGGCATATATCACGTTGCATTTAACATCCAGCTCGAATTTATTACCCAATGTATCGGTAAATACAACCACGTCATTAAGCTCACCTAAATCTTTAGCATTAACTGATACTATATAATCAGAGTACATATTAGGACGTAAAGCTACAGGCATGTAACCCGATACTTCAAATAGTTCATTTTTAGTTGTTACAGATGTTAAAAAGCCAATGGCCTTACCATCATTACCTATGGTTAGTTTATAATCGTAAACGCCACCCTGAAACACATCACCAAAGTTTACTTCGTCAACATTAGATGTATAGTTTACTTCGCCACCACTTTCAATATCCATTTTAATTGAATAAGATAAAGTGGTATTAATAGGATCATTAGTAATAACATTAATATTTTCCTCAAAATCTCCTACATATAGTCCATCAGTATCAAACTCGTAATCTAAGCGTATAGAATCTCCTACCTGAACAAGTCCGTATGGATTCGTTAGTGAAGTAACAACACCATATCCCGGATTTTTAAAGTATATTTTATGTCCGGTGGTAGGAACTATATTATAAATACGTGGTTCATCTTCTTCTGTACCAAATCCATTCAGCACCAAAGCATCTTCAATCGTTTGATCTTCGATCATTATTAATGTTGTAGATCGGTTAAAGCCAATCCGCTCGTCATTAATAACACCACCTAAATCTTTATATAAGAAATCAATATCTCCATCCTGATGGAGTATGATCTGAAATGTAATCGGTTCATCTAACCAACCAATACCTGAATTACTATTGGTATCCCATATATAACTTCCATGTACAACCCCTTCATATTGTAAAACAAATTTATCAGGATAGGACTGGTAAAATATTTGTCCTCCAATATTTAAATCGAAAGGCATACCCCAGGCACTAATTAATTTGTGCGATTGCGTAGGATTGTTGTATCCTGCAGGTTTGGCATTAAACCAACCATTATTACTTAGGGCAATAGCTCCTTGGTTTGTTATGTAACAAGTATCGTAAGTGTTACCAAAATATGGAAAAGCAAAACCAATGAGTGCCTCTTTGTATACCACACTTCCGTCTAAACGGAACGCATCGGTAATTTCTTTTCCAGAGGTAGAAATATCGTTCCACTCAAAAGCGAAGTCTTCACCGATTTCAGGTTCAATTCGTCCTCCGGCATAACCAAAACGATGAATCATACCGCCATCATAATCAGGCATATTACTTCCATCTGCAAACTTAGGTACGTAATAACGTAAAGGATAGTCACCATCATTACGTAAGTAAAAATGATCCCTTACAATGGTATCAAGATCTAATTCAGAATATTCTTTATAGGTAGGACTTAAAACTGCTTTAGCAGGTTTTGAGGCCACTCCAAATAATGTAAATTTATAGGTACCTCCATTCTTCTCTGTTAATGTTACTGTTGCATTTGATGGTCCTTCTTTTACCGGAGTATATCTTAAATCAATTTTGAAGGCTCGTTGTGCCTGTATGGTACTTGTCATTTCACCAATAAGAGTAAACTCTTCGTTGGAAATACTAATATCAATGGCACCACCATTATCAAATGCACCCAGGCCAACATTATGTATTACTATTGATTCGGTAGAATATTCGCCAATAAATACATTACCAAACTCAAGTAAATCATCACTCTCTAGTTTATAAGTATGTCCATCTACTTTAAAATCAAGATCGACATTCTTCCAGTATTCATCATAGCCTTCACCAAATATTTGCAATTGTGCATCGTATTCACCATTAATTAATTCATGGCCATTAACGGTTAAATCTATTTCTTTCGATTCTCCGGCGGCTAATAAGCCACTACTCTCTGAAAGTTTAATGTACTCGCCCAATGGCTCTAAAGCGCTAATTGCAATAACATTAAAAACCTTTAACTCATCATCATAAACATCTTTTAGTACTTTCCATGTATTTCCAAAATCGGTACTAAAGTAACAATAGTCCGATGTGGAAGTATCCTCTGCATCGGATGCTAACACAGGATATTGATATCCAGGTCCTATATGGTAAACGATAAAGAAACCATCGCCTTGATTAAAATGCATTTGTTTTAAAAAGAATACCTCTTCAAAGGTAACTCCATCGTGCTGCACATAATACACTTGAGAGTGTAAGAGTTTAGCTGTAGTAATATCATGTCCCTGATACACTTCAATGTGCATTGAATCCGTTGGTATATTCTCGAAATAAACACCTATTTCAGCACCCGTTAAGTTAAACCCTTCCTCATCTGTTACCTTGAAATAGGTAGCTGTACTATTCGGACTGGTTCGTTCCTGATCACCCAATCTAATCATGGAAGTCTCCATAACATCCACGTCGAAGTAATAAATATAATTTTCGGATGGAACCTGCTCGAAAGGAGTAATACTACCTTCATTTACACTTTGGGTTTTAACTACTCCCGAACGTGTTCCATTATTATGGAATTGATAGTTGGATTTAAACGGCGTGGTGTTATACGTGTCAACATTTTTTATATGACGTGGTACAATATTCCACTTTAATATTCCGTCACCCTTATTGAACATAGTAAAAGACTGATGAGAGGCAGAATCGCTTCTTACATCAATACCGAACTCAATCAATTCTTTGTCGAGTTCTATTATTGGGCCATTATTAGTACTAACACTTATTAAATCAGACAATTCAGCCTCATTTCCCCAACGATCAACACCCGAAACAGCTATGTAATAGGTTGTATTGCGCTCTAAACCGTTTAAGTCATACACAAATTCTTCACCAGCTCGTAAAGACGAACCTACTCTTTTACGCTCAGCATTGTTTATAGTAGCTGTATCAAAAGGAATGGTATGATAATATATATGAAAATAACGAGGCTCATCATCATCTTCATCCACTGGCACGGTCCATTTTAATCGTGCAAAATTAGAGGATGTACCTTCCGATACTAAATCTGTAATAGGGTTGGGTGGTATACCATTATCTTTTTGCAGTGCAAGGTAGGCATCAACACCACCAATACCCATTTTACCCTCATATCCTTTATTAAATTCGATGGTATCTAAAGGAATGGTTCCTCCGATTAAGCGGGCAATTAATTGCTCATTATCGAAATCACCACCCCTGTATTGAGAGGCAACAAGTGCGGCAATTCCTGAAACGTGTGGACAAGCCATTGATGTACCATCATAAAAGCCATAGCTATTATTTGGCATGGTACTTAAAACACCATATTCTGATCCTTTTGTAACTTCTCCACCCGGAGCCGATACAGTAACCCACTCTCCATAGTTTGAGTAATTGGATAGATGGTTATAGGGATCGGTAGCTGCCACTGAAATTACATGTTCATAACAACCAGGCCAGTAATTACCTTCATCGGCCATATTACCAGTTGCAAAAATAACTACTCCCCCTTTCATTGGGCTGCCACTAAATTGTCCGGCTTCAGCAATAAAGTAGTCAATCGCATCCAATTCCGACTGTTCATAAACATCGGGTTGATTATACCCCCAACTGTTTTGAGCGATAATAGCCCCATTATCGGCAGCGTATACAAAAGCGGCAGCAGCATCTCCACTTGCATTTTCACTCATAATCATACACGACATAATGCGCACACCATCGCCATTACCCGAACCTCCGGCAACACCCGAAACACCAATACCATTATTATTGGTTGCAGCCACAGTACCAGCTACGTGGGTACCATGATCTAAGCGTTCAATTTTTCCGGTCATATTAACGAAATTAAATCCGTAAATATCATCAATGTAACCATTGCCATCAGAGTCTTCACCCGGAGTACCATTTAACTCAGCTTCATTAATCCACATATTGTCAGCTAAGTCTTCGTGTAAGTAGTCAACTCCCTGATCAATAACAGCAACAATAACATCAGGATGTCCGGTTTCCCTTTCCCAGGCACGTAACAGATTAATATCAGCTCCAGGAATACCCGGGTTATCTTCGGTATTATGATAATGCCACTGCTCATCAAATCGTGGATCATCAAAAGGAGACGCCGATTTTGTGCTACGTATATTCTTTACTACTTCATCTGTAACCTCACTTATATTATAAGGCATCAGACTACGTTGATAAAAAGGCTCTGCGTATTCTATTTCAGCTACATCGGCATATGCTCTCAGAACATCAGCAATATCGGCATCGGCTTGTATTCTTACCTTATACCATAAATGAAGACCATGTTTTTGATGCCTTGCATTAAATTTGGCCGAATACGGAAAAAGTCTTTCGAATGAAATGGCTTCAAACTGAAAGTTAAGCTTATCTACGCCAGTCAATCCCACAGTAGAATAACCATTAGCCTGTGTTGATTTTAATCCGGCTGAAGAAAGCGATACTTCGCGCTTTAATTTTACTTTAAACTCGCTTTGTAATACACCATTTTTATATACAGTGGGTTGTTGACCAGCAACACTTACAGTTATAATAGATATAAAACAAAAGCAAACCAAGCTTTTTAAATAGGTAGAAATAATCATATATACTATTAATTTTTACTTTTTATCTTACAGTTGATTCTTTTCTCACAAGCCTCTCCAAACATCTTTATCAGTTTTCGAAACACTTGATTTTGTTCTTCACGCTTTTTGATATCGCGCTTAATAGAATCTTTCCATGTATACTTATTCATCATGTTTTAACCATTTCTTATTTGTACCTCGTACACGTGTTAACAATGATTTTACAAAAGACATAAAAGCATAGTGATCAAAGAAATATTTCACTGCTACTTGGTTTCTCACATTACGCACAAAACCTCTCCATCAGAATTTGGCTTCTACTTTACACCTGATACATCACCTCTCATTTGATCTTTATATACCTGATATATTGATTCTTTTTAACTCTCATTACCATCTCTTATAACTCTCGCCTAATTTTCGGTATGCTTATTGATTAGTGACTGCACGACCAGAAAAACATTAATATTTATACACTCTATGAAGTCATACTTTAAATCATCATCTGTTATTGCATTATTATGTACTATGCTATTTTTACTTATAAGTGGTATAAAAGCCGAAGCTGCACCTTACAATATGACACAAGAAGACAGTTTGGTAACCAAGCTTAAAAACACGCAGGAGTACAGTGAAAAAATGGATATACTATTTAAGCTAAGCACTCTTTCTCGCGGTAAGGATTATAAGAAATCACTTGAATACAGTAACAAAGGCTTTACTTTGGCTGATAGTTTTGATGATGATATTAATTGTGCCTTATTTAAACTGGAATCGGGACTAACCACCTATTTTCTGGGAGATTACAAAGAAACATTGGAATTGTATTTTTATGCACTTCGCATATTCGAAAGACACAATCATTCAATAGGCATTATTAGAACCTTAAGCAACCTGGGAGCTGTTTACGATAGAGTTGAGGCATACAACAAAGCCATTGTGTATTATAATAAATGCATTGCCTATTTTAATGAAATGCCCTTGGATGCAAAGCAGGAATATTTAAAATACTTGTCGCAGGTTTATAATAACCTTGCCAGTGCATACGAAAAGCTAAATAACAATCAAGAGGCGAACCTATACTATAAAAAGGCCCTGGATGTTGGTCAGTCGATCGACTACCCCCAGATTGTTGGATCGATCTATAATAACCTGGGTAAATTAGAAGCTAAGAACCAGAATTATGACTCAGCCAAAGATTATCTATCCAAGGCTATTAATATTAGAGAAGAAATTAATGACACCGAAGGATTAGCCAAATCGTATTATTTCTTATCGGATTATTACAATAAAACCAACCAGATAGACAGCGCTGAATGGGCTGCTTTGCAATCGCTTAAATTAGCAGAGGACAAAGGTTTACTTGAATCGCAACAAATTGCTCATATGTTTTTGTATGAGATATACGAAAAGAAAGCCCAACCTTACAAAGCCCTGGCTGAACATAAGTTATACAAACAATTAAGCGATAGTTTATTGAATGAGCAACGAATGAGTCAGATTGCTCAATTGCAAATTTCGTACGAATTGGATAAGGTGGAAGAAGAGGCAGAAATGGATAAAGAAAGGATGAAATTCTCTTTTATTATTGTGCTGGTAATTCTGTTTGCCATATTGGTTGTTGCCATTCTGGGACTTATTATTTACCGAAAGCAGAAAACGAAAATTAAATTAGAGAACAAAAATCTGGAATTGGAAATAGATACCAAAAACAAGGAGCTTACCACCAATGTAATGTACCTGGTACAGAAGAATGAACTGATCAACAGTGTTGCTAAGAGTTTATTATTACTTAAACAAAATGTGAGCTCCGAAAATCAATTAATGATTCAGAAAATAGTACAGAACCTGAATGCGGAGTCGGATGGTGAGTTATGGAACGAATTTGAGTATCGTTTTCAGATGGTACATACCGAGTTTTACAAAAAGCTAAGAAGTTTGCATAGTAATATAACACCCTCCGAAGAGCGTTTGGCTGCATTATTACGGCTAAATCTTAGTTCAAAAGAGGTTTCAACCATTACGCATCAAACCATCAGAAGTATTGAGGTAGCAAGGGGCCGTTTACGTAAAAAGCTTAATTTAACCGGTACTGATATTAATTTGGTTACGTATTTGGCGGAACTTTAAATAGTCCGAAGCACGAAGTCCAAAGTCCGAAAGGATTAATAGCTGTTAGCTACTGGCCACTAGCTTCTTCCAGCAAAGATGCTTACTTCAACAAATAAACATTAAAAGTCCAAAGCTTTATGTCCGTATTCGTTAGCTGATTGGTTTATTGGATAACAGGTCATTTAAAGGGCGGAGCCCTGACTGTAGCAGCACAGTACGACACTGAGCTTGTCGAAGTGGAGTGCTGTGTAACAGGTATTGTAAATAGGAGCCCTGGATGGGCGTCTGTCAATAGTTATTAGCACGAAGATGGAAGACCGGAGACGGAAGAGTCCGGAGCTTTGATTACTGTGCTTAGTGCATGGCAATTATACAACTCTACAAATTAACATTAAGAGTCCAGAGCTATAAGTCCGGAGTCCGTTTTAAACAATTAATTATATCAATTTTGACTTGCATAATAACAGACGTCCTTTCAGGACTTTGCCAGATGATGTCGTTCATTCATAGCACTTACGTACTATGCTTTTACAAACGTCTCTTCGAGACTGCTTAGCTTATCGAAAATTGTGACATCGTATAATTGATAATCTTTTAGTAACGTCCTTTCAGGACTTAGACGCATGACGAATTCATATACATAGCACTTACGTACTATGCTTTAACAAACGTCCCTGCGGGACTGCCTGAATTTGATTAATAATGAAGGGCGTAGCCCTGACTGTAACAGCACAGTACGACACTGAGCTTGTCGAAGTGGAGTGCTGTGTAACAGGTATTGTAAATAGGAGCCCTGGATGGGCGACTGTCAATAGTTATTAGCACGAAGATGGAAGACCGGAGAGAAAAAAACCTATTATGAACTAACTCCTGGTGGTTAATTAAGTAGAGCCTGACAGACCTCTAAACTTCTAAGCAAGTAAAAGCAATACAAAGTACTAAGCAACGTACACCTACGTTAAAAATTAAACTTAAAAAGTTAATGTATAATTTTAATTATTGATATAAATAATTATTTTTATATGCAAGTATTGCCAATAAAATAAACCGCCGGCTGGTCATTAACCCTTACAAGATTGGCGTCGCGTAGTGGACAATGTGGCCGGCGGAATTTTGCGCAATATATTAATTAAATGGTATTATAATGGCATTACGCTATGGATTAATTCCAAATCATCTCACCGATGATCCAAACGACTGTATGGCAATTACCACCGATAATGATACGGTGGATATTGAACAAATTGTGGACACTATGATTGGTAAAGGTTCCACTGTAACCAAGGCCGAAGCCCTATCGGTAGTAGAAGAATTTGAATACGCAATTGTTGAAGCCGTAAAAAACGGTCAATCGGTAAGTACCGAATTGTTTAACATTTCACCAAGTGTTTCTGGTGTCTTCACTTCAAGTAGCGATGGGTTTGATGCTTCGCGTCACTCTGTTCGACTAAACCTTAATCCGGGTAAAAGGCTAAAAGAAGCGATTCACTCTATTGAACTAAAAAAAGTAGAAATTACATCGCCACAACCGGTATTACAACAATTTGTAAACCTGAAAGACAGCTCTGTAAACGAATGGTTTACTCCAGGCCAGATTGCTGCTATTCGGGGATCAATGTTAAAATTTGACGAAGACGATGCACAACAGGGTATTTTCTTTATTGCAGCCGATAGCACCGAAACACGTGTTACAAATGTGGTAAAAAACAAGCCCTCGGAATTACTGTTCTTTGTGCCCGAAGAACTTAACAACGGCACTTTTGATGTGGAGGTAAGAATGACACCTCACAACCAGAAACAACTAAAGAAAGGCAGACTGCAAGTAAGTTTAACCGTTACAAATTAAAAAATAGAAGAGCGCTGCACATGTGGCGCTTTTCTTTTACACTAAAATATTGCGCATACACCTTGCGCGCATAAGCGCAAACACTTTGCGTGCATAAGCGCAAACACCTTGCGTGCATAAGCGCAAACACCTTGCGTGCATAAGCGCGAACACCTTGCGCAGATAAGCTCCATGTTAATCACCATTTAACATCAGTAAGGTTGAATGCATATTAAATCGGGCGTTAATAACTTTATTTAAATGGATAATACATTAATAACAAAGCTTTTAACATTGCAACACAATAAGTAATGAGACCACTAAAAAGTTTCAGAAGAAACAAAGGCATTAGAAAGTCCAACAAGTTTAATTAAAGTAATTTCTCCTTGTTACTGATTTACCCAGTCTTTAAACTGAACAGCTTTACCTCTACTAATCATTATTTTATCGTTGAGTTTATTAACCAGTTTAACAACTAACTTTCCACTAAAGTAGGCCTCAAAATGGTCTATGGCTTCGATATTAACAATGGATTGACGATTAGTTCTGAAAAACATTTCAGGATCAAGCTCTTCTTCGAGCTTATCTAAAGGCTGGTTTAAAATATGTTGAGTACCATCAAACCCCACTGCAAAAGTTACGCGCGATTCAAAATAAAAATAAGCTATTTCTTCAACAGGCAATTTAAAATAAGAGTCTCTTTTTGAAATCAAAAATCGCTTACGATAAGCCCCTCCCGATTTCATTATACTTTTGGCCAATTGCTGAAAGTCAACTTGCGAACGAGTAGATGTAACATTTTCCTCAATTAATTTAGCAGCTCTTTCTAATTTCTCAATACTTTTCAACAATTCCGACTCTTTAATCGGCTTTAATAAATAATCAACACTATTAAGTTCAAATGCTTTTAATGCGTACTCGTTATAAGCGGTTGTGAAAATGATAGGATATTCAACTTTTATCTGATCAAATATAGAGAAGGAATTACCATCAGCCAATTCAATATCTAAGAACAATAATGCACTTTCATCATTGTTTTGCAACCATTCAACCGTTTCGGCAACACTTTGTAATATGGCTAACACATTCCAATCGGGCCGTAATGAAAGCAACATATCTTTTAACATTCCGGCCGTATGCAATTCATCTTCTACAATTACAACATTCATCTGCATTGATTAATTTTTAATTAATGGCAACTCTACAATAAATTCATTCGAGTCTTTAATTATATTTATTTTCTTATCGGTTAAGAAGGCTATACGTTTCTCAAGGTTTTTTAAACCTGTATTAGTTGAGTAGGTTGAGTTTTTTAAATTAAGATTATTTTTTACCGTCACAAAATCCTGATCGGTTTTTATCTCAATTTTAAGCGGATGAGCTAAAGTGGCAACGTTATGCTTTATGGCATTTTCAACCAACAACTGTAAACTCAACATCGGAATTTTCATTTCAAGCACCTCTGGCAGTATATTATACTCTAATTGTAACCCCTCACCTAATCGTTCCTTATGCATTTCGAGATAAGCATTTATAAAGGTCATTTCTTCCTCTAATGTTACCGAAATAGCATCTTTACTTTTGAGGACATAGCGATATACATCAGAAAAATTTTCAGCAAACCGAATAGCCGCTTTCTGATCTTGCCTGATAATTGCAATAAGAGTACTTAAGTTATTAAATAAAAAATGAGGATTTATCTGATCTTGTAAAGCCCTGTAATCGAGTTGTAGTTTCTCGTTTTTTAGAGCTTCATTTTCTCTGATAAACATGGCCAGACTTTGATGATAATTATAAGCAATTAGCAGGCTCACGTAAATAAATACAAATAATATGGATATGACTAAACTAGCCCAAAACAGTGTTGGAGGTATTTCTCTATTATGTTCTAATAATGGTTTGGTTAAATGAGCAATAATCGATACTACAACAAACCAAAATCCAGTAAATATTACCAATAACAATAATCGCTTTAGAGTATGCTGATGCCAGGAATACTTATATCCTAATAGTTTATTAAAAGCAAATATTCCCTCTGAGATAAGAACAAAAAGTCCGATAGTAAACGCCAGACTTTGACAGGTTGACGTATCACCTGGGAAAAACATTTTAACAATAATAAGATTAAACATAGCCCCCATTGTAACCTCAAACAGTAACCTGGCCTTATAACTTATTATTTTTGGCTGACATTTCTTACTTATCATCATGCACCTTTCAATTATAAAGAGTGCGATAAGATTAGTTGCTTATCGCACCCCCAAAAATAGTTTAATCTTCACAATTATTGCACCTGACTCAACTGACCAATTCCTTTATAGTAATTGGTTTTGGCTATTTCATAAT includes:
- a CDS encoding S8 family serine peptidase; this translates as MIISTYLKSLVCFCFISIITVSVAGQQPTVYKNGVLQSEFKVKLKREVSLSSAGLKSTQANGYSTVGLTGVDKLNFQFEAISFERLFPYSAKFNARHQKHGLHLWYKVRIQADADIADVLRAYADVAEIEYAEPFYQRSLMPYNISEVTDEVVKNIRSTKSASPFDDPRFDEQWHYHNTEDNPGIPGADINLLRAWERETGHPDVIVAVIDQGVDYLHEDLADNMWINEAELNGTPGEDSDGNGYIDDIYGFNFVNMTGKIERLDHGTHVAGTVAATNNNGIGVSGVAGGSGNGDGVRIMSCMIMSENASGDAAAAFVYAADNGAIIAQNSWGYNQPDVYEQSELDAIDYFIAEAGQFSGSPMKGGVVIFATGNMADEGNYWPGCYEHVISVAATDPYNHLSNYSNYGEWVTVSAPGGEVTKGSEYGVLSTMPNNSYGFYDGTSMACPHVSGIAALVASQYRGGDFDNEQLIARLIGGTIPLDTIEFNKGYEGKMGIGGVDAYLALQKDNGIPPNPITDLVSEGTSSNFARLKWTVPVDEDDDEPRYFHIYYHTIPFDTATINNAERKRVGSSLRAGEEFVYDLNGLERNTTYYIAVSGVDRWGNEAELSDLISVSTNNGPIIELDKELIEFGIDVRSDSASHQSFTMFNKGDGILKWNIVPRHIKNVDTYNTTPFKSNYQFHNNGTRSGVVKTQSVNEGSITPFEQVPSENYIYYFDVDVMETSMIRLGDQERTSPNSTATYFKVTDEEGFNLTGAEIGVYFENIPTDSMHIEVYQGHDITTAKLLHSQVYYVQHDGVTFEEVFFLKQMHFNQGDGFFIVYHIGPGYQYPVLASDAEDTSTSDYCYFSTDFGNTWKVLKDVYDDELKVFNVIAISALEPLGEYIKLSESSGLLAAGESKEIDLTVNGHELINGEYDAQLQIFGEGYDEYWKNVDLDFKVDGHTYKLESDDLLEFGNVFIGEYSTESIVIHNVGLGAFDNGGAIDISISNEEFTLIGEMTSTIQAQRAFKIDLRYTPVKEGPSNATVTLTEKNGGTYKFTLFGVASKPAKAVLSPTYKEYSELDLDTIVRDHFYLRNDGDYPLRYYVPKFADGSNMPDYDGGMIHRFGYAGGRIEPEIGEDFAFEWNDISTSGKEITDAFRLDGSVVYKEALIGFAFPYFGNTYDTCYITNQGAIALSNNGWFNAKPAGYNNPTQSHKLISAWGMPFDLNIGGQIFYQSYPDKFVLQYEGVVHGSYIWDTNSNSGIGWLDEPITFQIILHQDGDIDFLYKDLGGVINDERIGFNRSTTLIMIEDQTIEDALVLNGFGTEEDEPRIYNIVPTTGHKIYFKNPGYGVVTSLTNPYGLVQVGDSIRLDYEFDTDGLYVGDFEENINVITNDPINTTLSYSIKMDIESGGEVNYTSNVDEVNFGDVFQGGVYDYKLTIGNDGKAIGFLTSVTTKNELFEVSGYMPVALRPNMYSDYIVSVNAKDLGELNDVVVFTDTLGNKFELDVKCNVIYAPEIGSGKDRIEETLSFGETKTVQVSISNSGLSDMEVSPSGNEWMNVLPAGQDSYPEGFDYAYTVEYDADHLYNPSDVIISGEKLEMPEDPFDEEAYWVGVPLPYPVNYYGVDADTLFIGQNGVITTIGGQDAMINGPDYYIPNENGLQGFLAPVFGFNGLSNPEDYPLTGVYCKGYEDKFVVRFQDIASFGGGKPISTEIWMFRNGLIKFMYEIDDPSTVHLLLESTLIGIENHDGKKGIQVSARTNGVIKDKTIVTFIPKETYTVKSNGSMDFDVYLNARSIYGGEYQDQIVFENNTPDNPSFSIPVDFRVLGIDNIVIEDTLDLGDVYIVDYDGEDYQSPYKRYEYEFTISNEGSRALFIRNLAMQNGFATYSIMGDDDKFGNGNSEDGWIDISRSRINHTLYPNEKEVFMLRVTPLEQGIIADTLLIICDTEEGEIRLPVDAHFTMPPRINIHSEGLHVYANTANETDSKQFTISNDGPVDLEYHMEFVLYRQQVENNFLAQTYSQGYSAYNAGAALQVNNSIDYSSAAFDDSDIDWDDFNNILEHENDETSTSAVGFGGSYEFYAATAFEAPSTGFNLSHVMVWYAWGEILESDIQVIIRGGSDDFYKTEVLAVTDYKHTAETASSKGEYVTIELDQSTFFFPYEKFYVMFKFSEDVTFPLGTAQVQTSRLDRFYFGDGQTFYDAVSQGYGTMAWMMKAAEMELGDAVWASSDDEKVGELSPGAEQSFTVNFNSVYAGQGVNTGAVVFRTNDPYTERAELPISLTRNKGPQYEDGSEVNFTIDEMEVLEYTFRAYDEEGDNFTLSLKEEVKYLTCEIDGDQVSIVFEPDYDGAGNYDVVISGIDSWGNQTECTINITVNNVNRAPVEEIIIGTQKFDLQNEDGYVIQLTDYIIDPDGDDIEFDVNYSNPEVMDVFQTGETVVFIPQALGYSEVSIEATDEHGATLETAFDVFVEYRVGIDDNWESTIRMYPNPVQDVLYLDYQGINAERYDIIDASGSVLKNGNLLHGSHEQISVTNLMSGIYILKIYTDQGVAIKKFTKQ